The following are encoded in a window of Haloarcula halophila genomic DNA:
- a CDS encoding aldo/keto reductase encodes MRYTALGSTGLEVSTLCLGTMNFGSSEPWMMNDAEASRELLRRALDLGINFVDTANAYSAGESEEIVGSVLDSYRRDELVVATKVFFDMHDGPNGGGLSKKHIIDQCHASLDRLGVEYIDLYQIHRWDEETPIEETLEALTYLVDEGYVRYIGASTMANWQFQKALYTADIEGYERFVCMQPEYNAVDRHEEANLLPVCESEDIGVIPWSPLGGGFLAGKYDRGDEPTAGRATDDEYTADRFTEENWAVLDAVRDIAAENDATPAQVSLAWLLEQDVVDAPIIGPRTIDHLEEDIDAVTLSLSDEECARIAEPKYPQWPVPGKD; translated from the coding sequence ATGAGGTATACGGCTCTCGGTTCGACGGGCCTAGAGGTGTCTACACTCTGTCTGGGGACGATGAACTTCGGAAGCAGCGAACCCTGGATGATGAACGACGCCGAGGCGAGCCGGGAGCTTCTCCGGCGGGCACTGGATCTCGGGATCAATTTCGTCGATACCGCAAACGCCTACTCGGCCGGCGAGAGCGAGGAGATCGTCGGCTCGGTCCTCGATTCGTATCGCCGGGACGAACTGGTCGTCGCCACCAAGGTCTTTTTCGACATGCACGACGGCCCGAACGGCGGCGGCCTCTCGAAGAAACACATCATCGACCAGTGCCACGCCAGTCTCGATCGGCTCGGCGTGGAGTACATCGACCTCTACCAGATCCACCGCTGGGACGAGGAGACGCCGATCGAGGAGACGCTGGAGGCGCTCACGTACCTCGTCGACGAGGGGTACGTCCGGTACATCGGCGCCAGTACGATGGCCAACTGGCAGTTCCAGAAGGCGCTGTACACCGCGGATATCGAGGGCTACGAGCGGTTCGTCTGTATGCAACCGGAGTACAACGCCGTCGACCGACACGAGGAGGCGAACCTCCTGCCGGTCTGTGAGAGCGAGGATATCGGTGTGATCCCCTGGTCGCCGCTCGGTGGGGGGTTCCTGGCAGGCAAGTACGACCGTGGCGACGAGCCGACCGCAGGACGTGCCACTGACGACGAGTACACCGCGGACCGGTTCACCGAGGAAAACTGGGCAGTGCTCGACGCGGTTCGGGATATCGCAGCCGAGAACGACGCCACACCGGCACAGGTGAGTCTCGCCTGGCTCCTCGAACAGGACGTGGTCGACGCGCCGATCATCGGCCCTCGGACGATCGATCACCTGGAGGAAGACATCGATGCGGTCACGCTGTCGCTGAGCGACGAGGAGTGTGCCCGCATCGCGGAACCGAAATACCCGCAGTGGCCGGTCCCAGGGAAAGACTGA
- a CDS encoding TrmB family transcriptional regulator: MNDDELTDVLEDAGLSPYQAEAYVALLELGTASATDVAESCDVPDPRIYDVLRDLESKGYIETFQQDSLTARARDPKEVLEDLRSRSNKYLDAAETIEERWDQPEISDHEVSIVKRFETVLNRARELIEGAENQIQIGVNTQQFYELEPALREASERGVDIKLSICTKPDAEIPTHEELEGVCTEARHRSIPAPFLVLVDRAWTCFAPHRHSISNYGVLVNDRTHTYVFHWFFLTCLWEIWDTIYTRRSPETPTTYVDLRHAVRDIEPLLDEGARIEVVVAGYKTQTNESVEITGIITDVDYTGKNMGRVEPVPLAQLAGRVAATVVTDDRTYEIGGWGAVIEEIEATNITVTDIQYE, from the coding sequence ATGAACGACGACGAACTCACCGACGTACTGGAAGACGCTGGACTCTCTCCCTACCAGGCCGAGGCGTACGTCGCCTTGCTCGAATTGGGAACGGCGTCCGCGACAGACGTCGCGGAATCGTGTGACGTTCCGGACCCGCGGATCTACGACGTGCTCCGGGACCTCGAATCGAAAGGCTATATCGAGACGTTCCAGCAGGACAGTCTGACGGCACGTGCCAGAGACCCGAAGGAAGTGCTCGAAGACCTGCGCTCGCGCTCGAACAAGTACCTCGACGCCGCCGAAACCATCGAGGAACGGTGGGACCAACCCGAGATCAGCGATCACGAAGTCAGTATCGTCAAACGGTTCGAGACGGTTCTCAACCGTGCCCGTGAACTGATCGAGGGGGCGGAGAACCAGATCCAGATCGGGGTCAATACCCAGCAGTTCTACGAACTCGAACCGGCCCTCAGGGAGGCCAGCGAACGCGGCGTCGACATCAAGCTCAGTATCTGTACCAAACCGGACGCGGAGATCCCGACACACGAGGAACTAGAGGGCGTCTGTACCGAAGCACGCCATCGCTCGATCCCCGCACCGTTTCTGGTCCTGGTCGACCGGGCGTGGACGTGTTTCGCTCCCCACCGACACTCGATCAGCAACTACGGTGTCCTCGTCAACGATCGAACCCATACGTACGTCTTCCACTGGTTCTTCCTGACGTGTCTCTGGGAGATCTGGGATACGATCTACACACGTCGGAGCCCGGAGACGCCGACGACGTACGTCGATCTCCGGCACGCGGTTCGGGATATCGAACCGTTACTGGACGAAGGTGCTCGGATCGAAGTCGTCGTCGCGGGGTACAAGACCCAGACCAACGAATCGGTCGAGATCACCGGGATCATCACGGACGTAGACTACACCGGGAAGAACATGGGCCGAGTCGAACCGGTCCCGCTGGCACAGCTGGCGGGCCGTGTCGCGGCGACGGTCGTCACCGACGATCGGACGTACGAGATCGGTGGATGGGGGGCCGTGATCGAGGAGATCGAGGCGACCAACATCACGGTCACGGATATACAGTACGAGTAG
- a CDS encoding substrate-binding domain-containing protein, with amino-acid sequence MSDNGTTGDSGTNGISRRRFVQAAGATGVVAGLAGCASDGGSGGDGGDGGSGGDGGDGGSSGGSGGSETTTVEWGFDPVAVQNNGDAIKQALRDNGLPDNVEIEFVPRDQDTGAARSNYNRLLSAGETSPDMFLMDNGWTNIFIQRGQLQNLTETLPEELLTDVQDNYFSAFTDTARNPSNGNLFGVPVFPDFPTMQYRKDLVEDAGYSPESNNWATEPMTWEEWSNIAADTYDNADVDFGFTTQWDIYEGTSCCTFNEVMSSWGGAYFGGRDNLFGPIGDRPITVNEPEVVNSLNMMRKFVHDEDFGGDFEGYGGGFTPTEILGWNEEPSRAPFASGNAVFHRNWPYSLALCGRNPEETEDPALGEDLGAMPIPYAVSESEAAQPGTGGTTSALGGWHMTVNPNSSKDSAVTEVIRAAMQPDFQLRLLSIQGWLPPRPELFNSDEARNVPVVGRYMDTLQVAGNNTMPRPVTAVWSNQSSNIAQQANRAVSQEADSQSAMDTLRESLVETES; translated from the coding sequence ATGTCGGACAACGGCACAACAGGTGACAGTGGAACGAACGGTATCTCGCGACGACGGTTTGTCCAAGCGGCTGGGGCGACCGGTGTGGTCGCAGGACTGGCTGGCTGTGCGAGTGACGGGGGCTCCGGCGGAGACGGCGGAGACGGCGGTTCGGGCGGAGACGGCGGCGACGGCGGCAGCAGCGGCGGCAGCGGTGGCAGCGAAACGACGACGGTCGAGTGGGGGTTCGACCCCGTCGCAGTCCAGAACAACGGCGACGCCATCAAGCAGGCACTGCGGGACAACGGCCTCCCGGACAACGTCGAGATCGAGTTCGTCCCGCGTGACCAGGACACTGGTGCGGCACGGTCGAACTACAATCGCCTCCTGAGCGCCGGCGAGACGTCGCCGGACATGTTCCTGATGGACAACGGCTGGACGAACATCTTCATCCAGCGGGGACAGCTCCAGAACCTCACCGAGACCCTGCCCGAGGAACTCCTGACGGACGTTCAGGACAACTACTTCTCGGCGTTCACCGATACGGCCCGGAACCCGAGCAACGGGAACCTCTTCGGTGTCCCGGTGTTCCCCGACTTCCCGACGATGCAGTACCGTAAGGACCTCGTCGAGGACGCCGGCTACAGTCCCGAATCGAACAACTGGGCGACCGAGCCGATGACCTGGGAGGAGTGGTCCAACATCGCGGCCGACACCTACGACAACGCCGACGTGGACTTCGGCTTCACGACACAGTGGGACATCTACGAGGGAACCTCCTGCTGTACGTTCAACGAGGTCATGTCCTCGTGGGGCGGCGCCTACTTCGGCGGCCGGGACAACCTCTTCGGGCCGATCGGCGACCGGCCGATCACGGTCAACGAGCCCGAGGTCGTCAACTCGCTCAACATGATGCGGAAGTTCGTCCACGACGAGGACTTCGGCGGCGACTTCGAGGGGTACGGCGGCGGGTTCACCCCGACGGAGATCCTCGGGTGGAACGAGGAGCCGTCCCGTGCGCCGTTCGCGAGCGGCAACGCCGTCTTCCACCGCAACTGGCCGTACTCGCTCGCGCTCTGTGGTCGGAACCCGGAGGAGACCGAGGACCCAGCACTCGGCGAGGACCTCGGTGCGATGCCGATCCCGTACGCCGTGTCCGAATCAGAGGCCGCACAGCCCGGAACCGGTGGCACGACCTCCGCGCTGGGTGGCTGGCACATGACGGTCAACCCCAACAGCAGCAAGGACTCGGCGGTCACGGAGGTCATCCGTGCCGCGATGCAGCCGGACTTCCAGCTCAGGCTGCTGTCCATCCAGGGCTGGCTGCCCCCGCGGCCGGAGCTGTTCAACTCCGACGAAGCACGGAACGTGCCTGTCGTCGGTCGGTACATGGACACGCTGCAGGTCGCCGGGAACAACACGATGCCACGTCCCGTGACCGCCGTCTGGAGCAACCAGTCGAGCAACATCGCCCAGCAGGCCAACCGCGCGGTCAGTCAGGAGGCCGACTCACAGTCGGCGATGGACACGCTGCGTGAGAGCCTCGTGGAGACCGAGTCGTAA
- a CDS encoding carbohydrate ABC transporter permease, with the protein MSTDTADTGRESRRSGALVQVMRWMENLSDTQYAYLLLVPVFVLLGIVALYPLLRTFELSLFRLSTDFSSTTFVGFGNYVDLFTGGLDRYLPGGTSFLPSELTLTGMLNSALVVTIIFAVVSVLFETLIGLGQALILDQDFYGRRWIRAAIIIPWAVPVVIQGMIFFLMFNSNIGFATPFLADLGLLAPTNTLNDTASAVFIIIVADIWKTSAFMALLILAGLQSIDRGLYNVAKVAGATKWQQFKYITFPLILPTIGIAVLFRSVQAMRVYGIIDTVSSCTVVPSLSCMVVATFTTREGVSASVAFVTAAIIGIVVMGIILWQGEDAI; encoded by the coding sequence ATGAGCACTGATACTGCCGACACGGGGCGTGAGTCCCGGCGTTCCGGCGCGTTAGTGCAAGTGATGCGTTGGATGGAAAACTTGAGCGACACGCAGTACGCCTACCTCTTACTGGTCCCAGTGTTCGTCCTGTTGGGTATCGTCGCGTTGTACCCACTGCTCAGGACCTTCGAGCTGTCGCTGTTCCGTCTCTCGACGGACTTCTCCTCGACGACCTTCGTCGGGTTCGGGAACTACGTCGACCTGTTCACCGGTGGGCTGGATCGGTACCTTCCCGGTGGGACCTCGTTCCTCCCGAGCGAGCTAACACTGACGGGGATGCTCAACAGCGCCCTGGTCGTCACGATCATCTTCGCCGTGGTGAGCGTCCTCTTCGAGACCCTGATCGGGCTGGGACAGGCACTCATCCTGGATCAGGACTTCTACGGCCGGCGGTGGATCCGTGCGGCCATCATCATCCCGTGGGCCGTCCCGGTCGTCATCCAGGGGATGATCTTCTTCCTGATGTTCAACTCCAACATCGGGTTCGCGACGCCGTTCCTCGCGGATCTGGGGTTGTTGGCGCCGACGAACACGCTCAACGACACCGCCAGTGCGGTCTTTATCATCATCGTCGCTGACATCTGGAAGACCTCGGCGTTCATGGCGCTATTGATACTCGCCGGGCTCCAGAGCATCGACCGCGGCCTCTACAACGTCGCGAAGGTCGCGGGCGCGACCAAGTGGCAGCAGTTCAAGTACATCACCTTCCCGCTGATCCTGCCCACCATCGGGATCGCCGTGCTGTTCCGTTCCGTGCAGGCGATGCGGGTCTACGGTATCATCGATACCGTGTCGAGTTGTACCGTCGTTCCGTCGCTGTCCTGTATGGTCGTGGCAACGTTCACGACGCGTGAGGGCGTGTCCGCGTCCGTCGCGTTCGTCACTGCGGCGATCATCGGAATCGTGGTGATGGGTATCATCCTCTGGCAAGGGGAGGACGCGATCTAA